One Candidatus Latescibacter sp. DNA window includes the following coding sequences:
- a CDS encoding class I SAM-dependent methyltransferase produces MEWYKRWFGEEYLLVYEHRDIEEAEREVAFIERTLELVKNDLILDLCCGPGRHDYSLTRNGYRVVGLDYSFPMLCIARNALDPGAGYPLYIRADARAIPLRNGIFDAVLNLFTSFGYFEDRENHEFLESIARLLKDGGKYYIDYLNPPQLLAGLAAETIREKNGLTVVEKRRLDPNRKRVEKTIIIQSGNFEQEYQESVRLYQLDEMLDMLKAAGLAVQEVFGSTRGEVYSENSERMIIHGLKLYTKPN; encoded by the coding sequence ATGGAGTGGTATAAACGGTGGTTCGGTGAAGAGTATCTCCTTGTCTATGAACACCGTGATATCGAGGAGGCGGAGCGTGAAGTTGCTTTTATTGAACGAACTCTCGAACTGGTAAAAAACGATCTGATCCTCGATTTATGCTGCGGGCCGGGCAGACACGACTATTCCCTGACAAGAAATGGGTACCGGGTCGTCGGCCTCGACTATTCTTTCCCCATGCTGTGCATCGCCCGTAATGCCCTGGACCCCGGCGCCGGATACCCGCTCTATATACGCGCCGATGCACGAGCCATTCCCCTGCGGAATGGGATTTTTGACGCCGTTCTTAATCTTTTCACCTCTTTCGGGTACTTCGAAGACAGGGAAAACCATGAATTCCTGGAGTCCATAGCCCGGCTCCTGAAAGATGGAGGAAAGTATTATATCGACTATCTAAATCCACCGCAGCTTCTCGCCGGGCTTGCCGCGGAAACCATCAGGGAGAAGAACGGACTGACTGTTGTGGAAAAGCGGCGTCTCGACCCGAACCGTAAACGGGTGGAAAAAACCATCATCATCCAATCCGGGAATTTTGAGCAGGAATATCAGGAATCGGTGCGTCTCTATCAGTTGGATGAAATGCTCGATATGCTGAAAGCCGCCGGGCTGGCTGTGCAGGAAGTATTCGGTTCCACCCGTGGGGAAGTATACAGCGAAAACTCGGAGCGTATGATCATCCACGGCTTGAAATTA